The Salvelinus namaycush isolate Seneca chromosome 1, SaNama_1.0, whole genome shotgun sequence genome has a window encoding:
- the poc5 gene encoding centrosomal protein POC5: MSSDEGDPSSPVLPGDSDQGSSVSSELQDEYEELLRYAVVTPKYDPQPAAQLQLLSASQLSADGRSSRGNDDARSHRSAGSVSEAEDGRRCSRGVRSARASPFIVEPRAHSHTFEGNEVMAGRSSVASDAHSDRHSDRLPTPSESSRHGSPDPLVTVVTEMFISEENLNTMENILDTWSDKLKANVLMELRKWKLAFMEQHKLEVRKEREKHAACIAGLTAEMDSLKELLHTYETSNQRKDEVIVNLSQAVDRQRERLELMRTFTHWRLQHSEAREQAHSARLAEQHYRLQLKRKVWAGWHNLIQGSWKEKVEKACRARAEEVCVRLSADYEDKMAEHVAALDAAQAEIQRLHSERERYEESMKKAFMRGVCALNMEALSMFHTGEGRAEHDLHDAPPPRDDPGTGSLAHLQQRPASSTRFSPVHFDPPVPPSQSDAEETVGSNIPASRVELFPSTTVVHSTLPPGGTASSHRQVSTRVITSGQQKASKTVTARITARADLRAPSSVRASSNLQVMGVAPPMSSVIVERHHPVTQLTVGQATAAKFPRSSSQQGQGPYSSKSSSRTHSAYHVHSIKVVE, translated from the exons ATGTCCTCAGATGAAGGGGATCCGAGCAGTCCAGTTCTGCCAGGGGACTCAGATCAGGGCAGCTCTGTCTCCTCTGAGCTGCAG GATGAATATGAAGAACTTCTCCGCTATGCAGTGGTCACTCCTAAGTATGACCCGCAGCCCGCCGCTCAACTGCAGCTTCTGAGTGCCTCACAACTGTCTGCGGATGGACGGAGTTCCCGTGGAAATGATGACGCGAGGTCCCATCGCTCAGCAG gCTCAGTTTCTGAAGCTGAAGATGGGAGACGCTGTAGCAGGGGAGTGAGGTCAGCACGGGCCTCCCCTTTTATAGTGGAGCCCAGGGCACACTCACACACCTTTGAGG GTAATGAAGTGATGGCTGGCAGGTCATCTGTTGCCTCAGACGCTCACTCAGACAGACACTCAGACAGACTGCCGACGCCGTCTGAGAGCTCCAGACACGGCAGTCCAGACCCCCTGGTCACCGTGGTGACGGAGATGTTTATCTCTGAGGAGAACCTGAACACGATGGAGAACATCCTGGACACCTGGAGCGACAAGCTCAAG GCCAACGTGCTGATGGAGCTGAGGAAGTGGAAGCTGGCCTTCATGGAGCAGCACAAGCTGGaggtgaggaaggagagggagaagcatGCTGCCTGTATAGCAGGCCTCACTGCAGAGATGGACAGCCTGAAGGAACTGCTCCACACCTACGAGACCTCCAACCAGAGGAAGGACGAG GTGATAGTGAACCTGAGCCAGGCTgtggacagacagagggagaggctggAGCTGATGAGGACCTTCACCCACTGGAGACTGCAGCACAGCGAAGCCAGGGAGCAg gccCACAGTGCCCGGCTGGCAGAGCAGCACTACCGTCTGCAGCTGAAGAGGAAGGTGTGGGCAGGCTGGCACAACCTGATCCAGGGGAGCTGGAAGGAGAAGGTGGAGAAGGCGTGCCGCGCCCGGGCAGAGGAGGTCTGTGTGCGCCTGTCAGCTGACTATGAGGACAAGATGGCAGAG CACGTGGCAGCGCTGGATGCTGCCCAGGCTGAGATCCAGAGGCTGCACTCCGAAAGGGAGCGTTATGAGGAGTCCATGAAGAAGGCCTTTATGAGGGGCGTGTGTGCCCTCAACATGGAGGCTCTCAGCATGTTCCACACTGGAGAGGGACGAGCGGAGCACGACCTGCACG ATGCTCCGCCCCCTCGGGATGATCCTGGCACCGGCTCATTGGCCCATCTCCAGCAAAGGCCTGCCTCCTCCACTCGGTTCAGCCCGGTCCACTTTGACCCCCCTGTACCACCGTCCCAGAGTGACGCAGAGGAGACA GTGGGTTCCAATATCCCAGCCTCCAGAGTTGAGTTGTTCCCCTCAACCACGGTGGTCCACAGCACCCTACCACCAGGGGGCACTGCAAGCTCCCACAGACAG GTCAGTACACGGGTGATCACATCGGGTCAACAGAAAGCCTCCAAAACCGTGACCGCTCGCATCACGGCACGCGCCGACCTCCGCGCTCCTAGCTCCGTCCGTGCTTCCAGCAACCTCCAGGTCATGGGTGTGGCTCCTCCCATGAGCTCTGTCATCGTGGAGCGCCATCACCccgtcacacag cTCACGGTGGGTCAGGCCACCGCAGCTAAGTTCCCCCGCTCCTCCTCTCAGCAGGGCCAGGGCCCCTACAGCAGCAAGAGTTCCTCCAGAACACACTCAGCCTACCACGTACACTCTATCAAAGTGGttgagtaa
- the LOC120051392 gene encoding ankyrin repeat and death domain-containing protein 1A-like, with the protein MEKRSLKEIQSLKERMGAQLKELNLNPKTQKKSKKAVKGFTDFIQNKETDNSYDNKEMLLALEKEYIDAAKINDVQTMKLLGRAVNVDAKNLVGLNIMHCAAINNHTDIVTFIIYDLMMKELDKEDLSGHRAFASAAEHGSVEMLQMLMEEAYNMATMEEDQNGDTPLHLAASNGHLDAVQLLLKSFDTRDEVNKLGETALYLAADAAHEDCVQALLEAGCDPNIVTMGQSSALHPVSEKGHTSLVKLLIENTAQMDLQNQHLQAPLYLAVKNCHIPVIHTLLEAGCNINITDHRSQTVLHVAAELARVDIVDMLLKAGMDLTLQDKQGKTALGVAARADEVIIVDMIIKAERYFTWRRANTELNENLHSQSPLTFKLDHRAESKHVRGTAWHLAYRLLEPDDWKRLALHWHFTEQQVAAIEEQWTGKRSYQDHGNRMVLIWLHGSELAQLNPAKELYQGLLAIDKKTVAGIVYP; encoded by the exons ATGGAGAAAAGGTCCTTGAAGGAGATACAGTCTCTGAAGGAGAGGATGGGGGCACAGCTGAAGGAACTAAACCTGAACcctaaaacacaaaaaaaatcgAAAAAAGCAGTGAAGGGATTCACAGACTTTATACAGAACAAGGAGACAGACAACAGCTACGATAATAAAGAGATGT tgtTGGCGCTAGAGAAGGAGTACATTGACGCAGCAAAAATAAATGATGTACAGACCATGAAGCTTCTGGGGAGGGCAGTCAATGTCGACGCAAAGAACTTG GTGGGACTGAACATCATGCACTGTGCTGCCATCAACAACCACACCGACATCGTGACGTTCATTATCTACGACTTGATGATGAAAGAACTGGACAAAGAGGACCTG tctggACACAGGGCGTTTGCGTCGGCAGCAGAGCATGGCTCTGTTGAGATGCTGCAGATGTTGATGGAGGAGGCATACAATATGGCCACCATGGAggaagaccag AATGGGGACACACCTCTGCACTTGGCTGCCAGCAATGGCCATTTGGATGCCGTCCAGCTACTGTTGAAGAGCTTTGATACTCGTGATGAAGTCAATAAG CTTGGGGAGACGGCTCTGTACCTGGCTGCTGACGCTGCCCATGAGGACTGTGTCCAGGCTCTGTTGGAGGCAGGCTGTGACCCAAACATTGTCACCATG GGCCAAAGCAGTGCTCTACACCCTGTCTCAGAGAAGGGCCACACGTCGTTGGTGAAACTCCTGATAGAGAACACGGCCCAGATGGACTTACAAAACCAG CACCTCCAGGCTCCTCTCTACCTGGCAGTGAAGAACTGTCACATCCCTGTCATCCACACACTGCTGGAGGCTGGCTGCAACATCAACATCACTGATCAC AGGTCCCAGACTGTCCTGCATGTGGCAGCAGAGCTGGCCAGAGTGGACATTGTTGACATGCTTCTGAAAGCTGGGATGGACCTGACCCTCCAGGACAAG CAGGGTAAGACAGCACTGGGTGTGGCAGCCCGAGCAGACGAGGTCATCATCGTGGACATGATCATCAAGGCAGAGAGATATTTCACATGGAGGAGG GCCAACACTGAGCTTAATGAGAACCTTCACAGCCAGTCTCCGCTGACGTTTAAATTAGACCATCGCGCGGAGAGCAAACATGTCCGCGGTACCGCCTGGCACCTGGCCTACCGCCTGCTGGAGCCGGATGACTGGAAGAGGCTGGCGCTGCACTGGCACTTCACCGAGCAGCAGGTGGCTGCCATCGAGGAGCAGTGGACAG GGAAGCGGAGCTACCAGGACCATGGGAACAGAATGGTGTTGATCTGGCTCCATGGGTCAGAGCTGGCCCAGTTGAATCCAGCTAAAGAGCTGTACCAGGGCCTGCTTGCCATAGACAAAAAGACCGTAGCAGGTATAGTGTATCCATGA